A DNA window from Grus americana isolate bGruAme1 chromosome 27, bGruAme1.mat, whole genome shotgun sequence contains the following coding sequences:
- the LOC129196983 gene encoding antigen WC1.1-like, producing the protein MSKKVLLLRLAPPAAGSSLTEIYYPPIIVVPCQGTESALSDCKNRGSAQEYCDHSEDAGVTCSDPTQGRQTGSGRVSLPVIICIILGALLCLLLALLAGQVWSARAGRRGSERAWEPFPEALYEEIGYSLAWEKQARFSGSGSYSEGSLTKVQPQPGDNEEEDGPWSAPDVPVGPRGDPADGYDDAREVSDPGEDPASGQGDWEMPRAPEEGAGPRDAPGGAKLRSQRSAGAPGAEGDAWSLSPESTGYDDADEVSLAHPPEDTKAVTPELSAQQSLGPGPGQPVPAVQLGAARREERSVQLGEP; encoded by the exons ATGTCTAagaaggtgctgctgcttcgattggctcctcctgcagctgggtcgTCATTGACAGAGATATATTACCCTCCCATCATCGTTGTCCCT TGTCAAGGCACTGAGTCTGCCCTGTCTGACTGCAAAAACAGAGGCTCAGCTCAGGAGTACTGTGATCACAGTGAGGATGCTGGAGTGACATGTTCAG ATCCCACCCAGGGCCGTCAGACGGGCAGCGGGAGAGTCTCATTGCCCGTCATCATCTGCATCATCCTGGGAGcccttctctgcctgctcctggccctcCTGGCCGGGCAAGTGTGGAGCGCTAGGGCTGGGCGCAGAG GCTCCGAGAGAGCTTGGGAGCCCTTCCCTGAGGCCCTGTACGAGGAGATCGGTTACAGCCTGGCGTGGGAGAAGCAGGCGAGGTTCAGCGGCTCAG GCTCCTATTCAGAGGGATCCCTGACCaaggtgcagccccagcccggggacaatgaggaggaggatggtccGTGGTCAGCACCAG aCGTCCCTGTCGGGCCCAGAGGTGACCCAGCGGATGGCTATGATGATGCCAGGGAGGTTTCTGACCCTGGGGAGGATCCTGCCTCTGGTCAGGGAGACTGGGAAATGCCCAGGGccccagaggagggagcaggaccCAGGGATGCACCTGGAG gtGCAAAGCTGCGCTCCCAGAGAAGTGCTGGGGCCCCTGGAGCTGAGGGAGATGCCTGGTCCCTGTCCCCGGAGAGCACAGGCTATGACGATGCTGACGAGGTGTCTCTGGCACATCCCCCTGAGGACACAAAGGCTGTGACACCAGAGCTCAGTGCCCAACAGTCCCTGGGCCCCGGGCCAGGACAGCCCGTCCCTGCCGTGCAGCTGggtgcagccaggagggaggagaggtctgtgcagctgggagagccGTGA
- the LOC129197015 gene encoding olfactory receptor 14J1-like, with the protein MAYDRYVAICQPLHYGTLLGSRACVHMAAAAWGSGFLYAVLHTANTFSIPLCQGNALDQFFCELPQILKLSCSGSYLREVGLIILSCFLGFGCFIFIVVSYVQIFRAVLRIPSEQGRHKAFSMCLPHLAVVSLFISTATFAHLKPPSISSPSLDLVVAVLYSVVPPALNPLIY; encoded by the coding sequence atggcctatgaccgctacgttgccatctgccaacccctgcactacgggaccctcctgggcagcagagcttgtgtccacatggcagcagctgcctggggcagtgggtttctctatgctgtgctgcacacggccaatacattttctataccactctgccagggtaatGCCCTGGACCAATTCTTCTGTGAactcccccagatcctcaagctctcctgctcaggctcctacctcagggaagttgggcttattatattaagctgttttttaggttttggttgtttcattttcattgtggtgtcctatgtgcagatcttcagggccgtgctgaggatcccctctgagcagggacggcacaaagccttttccatgtgcctccctcacctggctgtggtctccctgtttatcagcactgccacatttgctcacctgaaacctccctccatctcctccccatccctggacctggtggtggcagttctgtactcagtggtgcctccagcattgaaccccctcatctac